A DNA window from Parabacteroides johnsonii DSM 18315 contains the following coding sequences:
- a CDS encoding virulence RhuM family protein: protein MKEQSDKNKKKKEQVTVRSSAAEYLNYVACVGNDEQQIEIRYEDENIWLTQKLMAALYGVEVHTINYHIKKIFADSELQADSVIRKFRITAPDGKQYNTNHYSLEMIIAVGFKVNSEKAVQFRKWVNGIAKEYTIKGWVMDSERLKRGTFLTDKYFDEQLERIREIRASERLFYQKITDLYATAVDYDKTALATRRFYATVQNKMHYAVHGHTAAELIVERADATKEHMGLTTWADAPDGKIRKSDVVIAKNYLSDTEMGQLQRMVTAYLDFAESMTLRHIPLTMADWEQRLNSFINLFEYGLLNDAGRVTAEIARLHAETEFEKYRIIQDQLFLSDYDRFLLEMKEIEKKNLENKKGRKQ from the coding sequence ATGAAAGAGCAGTCAGATAAGAATAAAAAGAAAAAAGAGCAAGTAACTGTACGCAGCAGTGCAGCAGAATACTTGAACTATGTGGCATGCGTGGGAAATGATGAACAGCAAATAGAAATACGCTACGAAGATGAAAACATTTGGCTCACCCAGAAACTGATGGCAGCACTATATGGTGTAGAAGTACATACCATCAATTATCATATCAAAAAGATATTCGCAGATAGTGAATTGCAAGCAGATTCAGTTATTCGAAAATTTCGAATAACTGCTCCGGATGGGAAACAGTATAACACAAATCATTATTCATTGGAAATGATTATTGCTGTTGGTTTCAAGGTTAATTCAGAAAAGGCCGTACAATTCAGAAAATGGGTAAATGGAATAGCCAAAGAGTACACCATTAAAGGGTGGGTTATGGACTCGGAAAGATTGAAGCGCGGAACTTTTCTTACTGATAAATATTTTGATGAACAACTGGAACGTATCCGTGAGATACGCGCCAGTGAACGTTTGTTCTATCAAAAAATAACGGATTTATATGCAACAGCCGTAGACTACGACAAGACAGCATTGGCTACTCGACGTTTTTATGCTACAGTACAGAATAAGATGCACTATGCTGTTCATGGACATACTGCAGCGGAACTCATTGTAGAACGTGCAGATGCCACAAAAGAACACATGGGATTGACTACATGGGCTGATGCTCCTGATGGGAAAATACGGAAAAGCGATGTAGTGATAGCTAAAAATTATTTGTCAGATACAGAAATGGGACAACTTCAACGCATGGTTACTGCCTATCTGGATTTTGCAGAATCAATGACTTTGCGTCACATTCCTCTGACTATGGCCGACTGGGAACAGCGTTTGAACAGTTTTATCAATCTCTTTGAATACGGTCTTCTTAATGATGCCGGACGTGTGACTGCTGAAATTGCACGTTTGCATGCAGAAACGGAATTTGAAAAGTACAGAATCATACAAGATCAGTTATTTTTATCTGATTATGACCGTTTCCTACTGGAAATGAAAGAGATAGAAAAGAAAAACTTAGAGAATAAAAAAGGAAGAAAACAATGA